Proteins from a single region of Theobroma cacao cultivar B97-61/B2 chromosome 10, Criollo_cocoa_genome_V2, whole genome shotgun sequence:
- the LOC18586690 gene encoding uncharacterized protein LOC18586690, translated as MGAPMKYICVLMFLVVLSIAGFNGVDGYGPCGKHNIEKEAEKLAPCTKAAQDLKAPVSKSCCTVMEKKLKNPGCLCAIMLSHTAKNAGVKPEVAVTIPKRCNIPVRPVGHKCGAFPLV; from the coding sequence ATGGGAGCTCCAATGAAGTACATCTGTGTTCTTATGTTTCTTGTGGTTTTGAGCATTGCTGGCTTCAATGGAGTAGATGGATATGGGCCATGTGGGAAACATAACATCGAGAAGGAAGCTGAGAAGCTGGCTCCTTGTACAAAGGCAGCACAAGATTTGAAAGCTCCAGTTTCCAAGAGTTGCTGCACTGTCATGGAGAAAAAGCTCAAGAATCCTGGCTGCCTGTGTGCTATTATGTTATCTCACACTGCTAAGAATGCTGGAGTCAAGCCAGAAGTTGCTGTGACCATTCCCAAAAGATGCAACATTCCTGTTCGTCCCGTGGGTCACAAGTGTGGAGCCTTCCCACTGGTTTAG
- the LOC18586691 gene encoding serine/threonine-protein kinase D6PKL1, with amino-acid sequence MNSNYGSTKNQKWELTKWVLHGPMVQHQTLPHGPTSFCRPMLSFLTLRKPLPLSLSFPILTLHIRSLFHQQGWLQPSITMQQCVDDLADDLDNLSFTSTTTTSTTATTSTTVPETKRSTSSGSEATWTPSSLLSTSTKHHHAPPRDPCWHAIQQVKSENNVLTLADLRFVHRLGSGDIGSVYLVELKGASGCFFAAKVMDKKELVSRNKESRATIEREILESLDHPFLPTLYATLDCPRWSCLLTEFCPGGDLHVLRQRQPDRRFHETAVRFYASEVVVALEYLHMMGIVYRDLKPENVLVRSDGHIMLTDFDLSLKSDNPTSTAQLVSDQNTSTTNSSSDPAADPPPFANSSCILPNCIVPAVSCLHPKSRKRRKKSMHRGDLEIVAEPVDVRSMSFVGTHEYLAPEIVSGEGHGNAVDWWTLGIFMFEMFYGFTPFKGIDHELTLANIVARALEFPKEPSVPAPAKDLIAQLLVKDPSRRMGSTMGSTVIKHHHFFNGVNWALLRCTTPPYTPRPVSHRDFLAVDDSTHNSVEYY; translated from the exons ATGAACTCCAATTATGGAAGTACAAAGAACCAGAAATGGGAATTGACCAAGTGGGTCCTCCATGGTCCCATGGTTCAACACCAAACTCTGCCACATGGCCCGACCTCATTTTGCCGGCCCATGCTCTCTTTCCTTACTCTTCGAAAACCTCTCCCCCTCTCACTCTCTTTTCCTATTCTCACCTTACACATCCGCTCCCTTTTCCATCAGCAAGGGTGGCTCCAACCCTCCATCACCATGCAACAATGTGTCGATGACCTTGCTGATGACCTTGACAACCTTAGCTTCACCTCCACAACCACTACTTCCACCACAGCCACCACCTCCACCACCGTGCCCGAAACGAAACGTAGCACGAGTTCAGGTTCTGAAGCCACATGGACTCCCTCCAGCCTACTATCCACCTCCACCAAGCACCACCACGCGCCGCCACGTGACCCCTGCTGGCATGCCATCCAACAAGTGAAGTCTGAGAATAATGTGCTAACCCTTGCAGACCTGCGCTTCGTTCACCGGCTTGGCAGCGGTGACATAGGGAGCGTTTACCTAGTGGAACTCAAGGGCGCTAGTGGGTGCTTTTTCGCTGCCAAAGTAATGGATAAAAAGGAGCTTGTGAGcagaaacaaagaaagcaGGGCGACAATAGAGAGGGAAATATTGGAATCATTGGACCATCCATTTCTACCGACTCTTTATGCCACATTAGACTGTCCAAGGTGGTCTTGTCTGTTGACTGAATTTTGCCCCGGCGGCGACCTTCATGTTCTCCGTCAACGACAACCTGACAGACGGTTCCATGAGACCGCAGTCCG ATTTTATGCATCCGAAGTTGTGGTCGCTCTAGAATACCTACACATGATGGGAATCGTCTACCGTGACCTCAAGCCAGAAAACGTCCTGGTGAGATCGGACGGTCACATAATGCTCACAGATTTCGATCTTTCATTGAAGAGTGATAATCCAACATCCACGGCTCAGCTCGTCTCCGATCAAAACACGTCCACAACGAATTCATCTAGTGATCCTGCGGCTGATCCACCTCCATTTGCCAATTCATCATGCATTTTACCCAACTGTATAGTACCAGCGGTCTCATGCTTACACCCTAAGAGTCGTAAACGTAGAAAAAAGTCAATGCATCGTGGGGACTTGGAGATCGTGGCGGAGCCGGTGGACGTTCGTTCCATGTCCTTCGTGGGGACGCACGAGTACTTGGCGCCGGAGATCGTATCGGGGGAGGGTCATGGCAATGCGGTGGACTGGTGGACGCTGGGGATATTCATGTTTGAAATGTTCTATGGGTTCACACCATTTAAAGGGATTGATCATGAGTTGACCCTAGCCAATATCGTGGCTCGAGCACTGGAGTTCCCTAAGGAACCATCCGTGCCAGCCCCAGCGAAGGACTTGATCGCACAGCTTTTGGTCAAGGACCCTTCCAGGCGAATGGGATCAACAATGGGTTCTACGGTAATTAAGCATCACCATTTCTTCAATGGAGTTAACTGGGCACTATTGAGATGTACAACACCCCCTTACACTCCTCGGCCAGTGAGTCACAGGGATTTTCTCGCAGTGGATGACAGTACCCACAATTCAGTTGAGTACTATTAG